A region from the Alnus glutinosa chromosome 5, dhAlnGlut1.1, whole genome shotgun sequence genome encodes:
- the LOC133868957 gene encoding uncharacterized protein LOC133868957, translating to MKSNAQLRRDESDDDMPAAMHVAFPDVASSSHTVPPSEPKVNFSQVMEALAAIQGGMTTMQQSIFSMQLEMRSIDLDVEKSKGSVQKGSEDADEVSKESYLIVSDVGIEEKQGADLEMKGIDSEEQNLVGVMRSEFPVQGQNERGVHKMNTGAIQDWCQLFKSGKSTGSLQFHEPPRQNGKILIQPPRAAVEEGIKKWSSAMIGQFLDKPLPVFVVKRAVDSLWNRYGTIEVFLLENGLYLFRFADEKSKDAVLKEKLWYFANKPIILRRWTPGIIGIDGEILKIGVEYPWLPIRCKNCRLFGHATHTCSKTEKIVWVPKKIVPVQQVVQQALPIKNAKGVDKSGPSSVGQWSVAKSRKTPKTRSGSVDNSSHWTNSFQLLARVDGRKFDDAEVRKSNIDLQQALDEMETPVSVYKGKGKLEELDVDMRRGFSPYEEGLFSTWFNPLVWNVRGLNHPPKQNEVRRIVKEKRIKLVCLIETRVKAHKSNDIVVALFPDWGFCFNYEHHFLGRIWVCWDKGEFDVTIIDKCDQSVSCCVHYLKEGSIWFQSFVYGANKPLERRVLWQNLKTIKGRVFPNPWILCGDFNVVRHLAEKWGSDRLNAYEQEFGECLNNLEVVDLKFSGCFFTWNNKSEGADFVARKFDRVMVNEEWLIKFGGTKVDFPSGGVSDHSPAIITVGTLMSFGPKPFKFCNFWLENTDFQDWLTVGWGQEVYGVPVYRLCSKLKALKVVLKTNTASCYGDIRSKVIQARDRLDMAQRTVLDFRGRADCLQKERECLHAYVSITKAEEAFLKQKARN from the exons atgaagtccaatgcgcagctACGAAGAGATGAGTCCGATGATGATATGCCTGCTgcgatgcatgttgcttttccggACGTGGCTTCTTCCTCTCATACCGTACCGCCATCTGAGCCGAAGGTAAATTTTTCTCAggtcatggaggccttagctgctaTTCAGGGAGGGATGACCACCATGCAGCAATCTATCTTCTCCATGCAGCTGGAAATGCGGTCCATTG ATCTTGATGTTGAGAAGAGTAAGGGTTCGGTCCAGAAGGGTTCTGAGGATGCAGATGAGGTCAGTAAGGAATCTTATCTGATTGTATCTGATGTTGGTATTGAGGAAAAGCAGGGGGCTGATTTAGAGATGAAGGGGATTGATTCTGAGGAGCAAAATCTGGTGGGTGTCATGCGATCGGAATTTCCTGTTCAGGGGCAGAATGAGAGGGGTGTACACAAGATGAATACAGGGGCAATTCAAGATTGGTGCCAGCTtttcaaatctggaaaatctACTGGGTCTCTCCAATTTCATGAGCCACCTAGGCAAAATGGAAAGATTCTTATTCAGCCTCCAAGGGCAGCTGTTGAAGAAGGGATTAAGAAATGGTCATCTGCAATGATTGGACAATTTCTTGATAAACCGCTTCCAGTCTTTGTGGTTAAGCGTGCTGTGGATAGCCTCTGGAATAGGTATGGTACTATTGAGGTGTTCCTCTTGGAAAATGGGTTATATTTGTTTCGTTTTGCTGATGAGAAAAGTAAGGATGCTGTTCTGAAGGAGAAATTGTGGTATTTTGCCAATAAGCCCATCATCCTAAGAAGGTGGACACCAGGTATTATTGGCATTGATGGGGAGATACTAAAAATTGGTGTGGAGTATCCTTGGTTGCCGATTAGATGCAAGAATTGTAGATTGTTTGGACATGCTACACATACTTGCTCTAAGACTGAAAAGATTGTTTGGGTGCCTAAGAAGATAGTTCCAGTCCAACAAGTAGTTCAACAAGCGCTTCCTATTAAGAATGCTAAGGGGGTTGATAAATCAGGGCCTTCAAGTGTTGGTCAATGGTCTGTAGCTAAATCTAGGAAAACTCCAAAGACTCGGTCTGGTTCAGTTGATAATAGCTCCCACTGGACCAATTCTTTTCAGCTGCTAGCTCGGGTGGATGGCAGAAAATTTGATGATGCAGAGGTTAGAAAATCTAATATAGATTTGCAACAGGCTTTGGATGAAATGGAGACTCCTGTTTCTGTGTACAAAGGAAAGGGTAAATTGGAGGAATTGGATGTGGATATGAGGAGGGGCTTTTCTCCATATGAGGAGGGGCTTTTCTCCACATGGTTCAACCCCCTAGTATGGAATGTGAGGGGGTTGAACCATCCCCCCAAACAAAATGAGGTTCGGAGAATAGTAAAGGAGAAGAGGATTAAATTAGTCTGCCTTATTGAGACTAGAGTTAAGGCTCATAAGTCTAATGATATTGTGGTTGCTTTGTTTCCAGATTGGGGTTTTTGCTTCAATTATGAGCATCATTTTTTAGGCAGAATCTGGGTTTGCTGGGATAAAGGGGAGTTTGATGTCACTATTATTGATAAATGTGATCAAAGTGTGAGCTGTTGTGTACATTATCTTAAAGAGGGGTCCATTTGGTTTCAGTCCTTTGTATATGGAGCTAATAAGCCTCTTGAAAGAAGGGTGTTATGGCAGAATCTAAAAACCATAAAGGGTAGGGTGTTTCCTAATCCTTGGATCCTTTGtggagattttaatgtggtgAGACATTTGGCTGAGAAGTGGGGTTCGGATAGGCTCAATGCTTATGAGCAGGAGTTTGGGGAATGTCTAAATAACCTAGAAGTTGTTGATCTGAAGTTTAGTGGCTGTTTTTTCACTTGGAATAATAAGAGTGAAGGGGCCGATTTTGTGGCTAGGAAGTTCGACAGAGTTATGGTAAATGAAGAGTGGCTTATTAAGTTTGGGGGTACCAAAGTTGATTTTCCTTCTGGAGGTGTTTCAGACCATTCTCCTGCTATAATTACAGTGGGTACACTGATGAGTTTCGGTCCAAAACCTTTTAAATTCTGTAATTTCTGGTTGGAGAACACTGATTTTCAGGATTGGTTGACTGTTGGGTGGGGACAGGAGGTTTATGGAGTGCCTGTGTATAGGCTGTGCAGTAAACTAAAAGCCCTTAAAGTTGTTTTGAAGACTAATACTGCAAGTTGTTATGGTGATATTAGAAGTAAGGTGATCCAAGCTCGAGATAGACTTGATATGGCTCAAAGGACTGTTTTGGACTTTAGAGGAAGGGCTGATTGTCTTCAGAAAGAGCGGGAATGTCTTCATGCTTATGTTTCCATCACAAAAGCTGAAGAGGCTTTCTTGAAACAGAAAGCAAGGAATTAA